In Micromonospora sp. WMMD980, a single genomic region encodes these proteins:
- a CDS encoding GIY-YIG nuclease family protein produces MTHPAAVPTALYRLRDSDGQLLYVGITSTPASRMGAHRREKPWWSEVDPARTTYDWLPDRPTAERAEVATIAQESPRYNVADNPAERAAMVARAREVSRARLASYAGDLPAEWEAAADAIEAVEDPAERARLAGQQLADAPVQQKALRAVRGSAVREMQAGGLSNAEIARRLGVHRNRVPQLLT; encoded by the coding sequence CAGCGACGGCCAGCTCCTGTACGTCGGGATCACCAGCACCCCCGCCAGCCGCATGGGCGCGCACCGGCGGGAGAAGCCGTGGTGGTCGGAGGTCGACCCCGCTCGCACCACCTACGACTGGTTGCCGGATAGACCGACGGCGGAACGCGCCGAGGTGGCCACCATCGCCCAGGAGTCGCCCAGGTACAACGTCGCCGACAATCCGGCCGAGCGGGCTGCGATGGTCGCTAGGGCGCGCGAGGTGTCGCGCGCCAGGCTCGCCAGCTACGCGGGCGACCTGCCAGCCGAGTGGGAGGCCGCCGCCGATGCCATCGAGGCCGTGGAGGATCCGGCGGAGCGGGCGCGGCTGGCCGGGCAGCAGTTGGCCGACGCGCCGGTCCAGCAGAAGGCGCTCCGGGCGGTCCGGGGCTCTGCGGTCAGGGAGATGCAGGCCGGCGGGTTGTCGAACGCTGAGATTGCGCGTCGGCTCGGCGTGCACCGCAACCGCGTCCCGCAATTGTTG